In one Sphingobium sp. MI1205 genomic region, the following are encoded:
- a CDS encoding cell division protein ZapA translates to MAETSLQIAGRHYAIRCRDGEEAHLAHLASLIERKARLAQQNTPGLTEVRTLLFAALFLADELNDLKREAAGRQQTLALGEEEDESAARAIEALAARIEKLSDRLAVPGPDA, encoded by the coding sequence ATGGCTGAAACCAGCCTTCAGATTGCCGGGCGTCACTACGCCATCCGCTGCCGCGATGGCGAGGAAGCGCATCTTGCCCATCTCGCCAGCCTTATCGAGCGCAAGGCGCGCCTGGCTCAACAGAACACGCCCGGCCTGACCGAAGTGCGCACTCTGCTGTTCGCCGCCCTGTTCCTGGCGGACGAACTCAACGACCTGAAACGCGAAGCCGCCGGCCGCCAACAGACCCTGGCCCTTGGCGAAGAGGAGGACGAATCCGCCGCCCGCGCCATCGAGGCGCTTGCCGCGCGCATAGAAAAGCTGAGCGACAGGCTTGCCGTGCCGGGTCCCGACGCCTAG
- a CDS encoding 5-formyltetrahydrofolate cyclo-ligase, whose product MSDDPDKNALRTLARTRRRAFLTSLDPLAHRLAFKAVPSPLARRLADMQTVALYMGLDDEAPAQRLAPQLAAMGKTLALPRVIDRLGSMDFLGWTPEDQLHPGLYGTHHPEPSGPAVAPDVIIAPLLGFDRAMNRLGQGGGYYDRAFARYPDALRIGLAWSVQEHEALPADPWDLPLDIILTEIELIEGPDA is encoded by the coding sequence ATGAGCGACGATCCCGACAAAAACGCCCTGCGCACCCTCGCCCGGACACGCCGCCGCGCGTTCCTGACGTCGCTCGACCCGCTTGCGCACCGGCTGGCGTTCAAGGCGGTTCCCTCCCCCCTCGCCCGGCGGCTGGCCGATATGCAGACCGTCGCGCTCTATATGGGCCTGGACGACGAAGCCCCGGCCCAGCGCCTCGCCCCCCAGCTTGCCGCCATGGGCAAGACCCTTGCCCTGCCCCGTGTCATCGACCGGCTGGGCAGCATGGATTTCCTCGGCTGGACGCCGGAGGATCAACTCCATCCCGGCCTCTACGGCACACATCATCCCGAACCCAGCGGCCCCGCCGTCGCGCCGGACGTCATCATCGCCCCGCTGCTCGGCTTCGACCGGGCAATGAATCGGCTTGGGCAAGGCGGCGGCTATTATGATCGCGCCTTCGCCCGTTACCCCGATGCGCTGCGGATCGGCCTTGCCTGGTCGGTGCAGGAACATGAAGCCCTGCCCGCCGATCCATGGGATCTGCCGCTCGACATCATCCTCACCGAAATCGAACTGATCGAAGGACCAGACGCGTGA
- a CDS encoding DUF2842 domain-containing protein — protein sequence MFIILGLITLWAILIGSLSGFIGRLPMIAQVPVYVFLGLIWIWILPLKRLLAWMETGRWRRS from the coding sequence ATGTTCATCATCCTGGGACTCATCACGCTGTGGGCGATACTGATCGGCAGCCTGTCGGGCTTCATCGGCCGCCTGCCCATGATCGCGCAGGTGCCAGTCTATGTGTTCCTGGGCCTCATCTGGATCTGGATCCTGCCCCTGAAGCGCCTGCTCGCCTGGATGGAAACAGGCCGCTGGCGGCGCAGCTGA
- a CDS encoding AI-2E family transporter: MTPHDQREINRRRDRLLASIALTTGIGLILALPFALREGAEFFLPLTAALVIAIALVPFLEWMERRRVPPAIAALVAVIAFLLVANMALVLIVVPAADWFRLLPQRLPKIQDNLAPLIDFYSQLQRFVDETVQMLATGPVAAAQTAAVDAPRSLLQFAATSAPSAIIQMVFALLIIYFFLASWTGLRRRTINSRGSFDGAMAIARVIQNVVDATSAYVLTIATINLCLGLAVALALWLIGMPSPLMWGGIVALLNFVPYFGPMLAAALLALGGLMVFDDVWWALLPAATQVGFHLVEANVITPTVLGRRLTMNPLLILVSLTFWGWVWGTPGALLGVPLLIIIQTVVAAAGTPDIAGFLFERGTLTVAPREENDEKEESGERAG, from the coding sequence GTGACACCCCATGACCAGCGGGAAATCAATCGACGGCGCGACCGCCTGCTGGCGTCGATTGCGCTGACGACCGGCATCGGGCTGATCCTGGCCCTGCCCTTCGCCTTGCGCGAGGGGGCGGAGTTTTTCCTGCCGCTGACCGCCGCGCTGGTGATCGCGATCGCGCTGGTGCCGTTCCTGGAATGGATGGAGCGGCGGCGGGTGCCCCCGGCGATAGCGGCGCTGGTCGCGGTGATCGCTTTCCTGCTGGTGGCCAACATGGCGCTGGTGCTGATCGTGGTTCCGGCGGCCGACTGGTTCCGGCTGCTGCCGCAGCGGCTGCCCAAGATACAGGACAATCTCGCTCCGCTGATCGACTTTTACTCGCAGCTTCAGCGGTTCGTCGATGAAACGGTGCAGATGCTGGCGACGGGGCCGGTGGCGGCGGCGCAGACGGCGGCGGTGGATGCGCCGCGATCGCTGCTGCAGTTCGCGGCGACTTCCGCGCCATCGGCGATCATCCAGATGGTGTTCGCGCTGCTCATCATCTATTTTTTCCTGGCGAGCTGGACGGGGCTGCGGCGGCGGACGATCAACAGTCGGGGCAGTTTCGACGGGGCGATGGCGATCGCGCGGGTGATCCAGAATGTGGTCGATGCGACGTCGGCCTATGTGCTGACCATCGCGACGATCAATCTGTGCCTGGGGCTGGCGGTGGCGCTGGCGCTGTGGCTGATCGGCATGCCCTCGCCGCTGATGTGGGGCGGGATCGTCGCGCTGCTGAACTTCGTGCCCTATTTCGGGCCGATGCTGGCGGCGGCGCTGCTGGCGCTGGGCGGGTTGATGGTGTTCGACGATGTGTGGTGGGCGCTGCTGCCCGCCGCGACGCAGGTCGGCTTTCACCTGGTCGAGGCCAACGTCATCACGCCGACCGTGCTGGGGCGGCGGCTGACCATGAATCCGCTGCTGATCCTGGTGTCGCTGACATTCTGGGGATGGGTGTGGGGGACGCCGGGCGCGTTGCTGGGCGTGCCGTTGCTGATCATCATCCAGACCGTGGTGGCGGCTGCGGGAACGCCGGACATTGCGGGCTTCCTGTTCGAGCGGGGGACGCTGACGGTGGCTCCGCGCGAAGAAAATGACGAGAAAGAAGAAAGTGGTGAAAGAGCCGGTTGA
- a CDS encoding DUF11 domain-containing protein — MKRKLALAGMAAWAMIAPAAMAKPDLRVERQMFVERVHTDINGRHRRILASASRAAPGDQLVFVVHWRNEGSEPVQGIALTNPVPRGALLTEADPAMQVSVDGGTRWGRLEDLWLPTPLGGARRAVPADITHLRWAMPSRLSPGETARLSYRAMMR; from the coding sequence ATGAAGCGGAAACTGGCGCTGGCGGGCATGGCGGCATGGGCGATGATAGCTCCTGCGGCGATGGCAAAGCCGGACCTGCGCGTGGAAAGGCAGATGTTCGTCGAACGCGTCCACACCGACATCAACGGCCGTCACCGCCGCATCCTCGCCAGCGCCAGCCGCGCCGCGCCGGGCGACCAGCTCGTCTTCGTCGTCCACTGGCGCAATGAAGGCAGCGAACCGGTGCAAGGCATCGCGCTCACCAATCCCGTCCCACGCGGCGCTCTCCTGACCGAGGCCGATCCCGCGATGCAGGTGTCGGTGGACGGCGGTACACGCTGGGGCCGTCTTGAGGATCTCTGGCTGCCCACCCCGCTGGGCGGCGCGCGCCGGGCCGTGCCCGCCGACATAACCCATCTCCGCTGGGCCATGCCCAGCCGCCTGTCGCCCGGAGAAACCGCCCGCCTAAGCTACCGCGCGATGATGCGGTGA
- a CDS encoding dihydrolipoamide acetyltransferase family protein has protein sequence MALFTFRLPDIGEGISEAEIVGWHVKVGDRVEEDQPIADMMTDKATVEMESPVAGVVKRLAGEVGDQVAIGAMLVEIEVEGEAEAAGGEPPSDAEVEAETPGRDDEEPASANGVMASSVGPEPVEGPLSGERQADSPDGSGEAVGPEDESAVVESPHPPGPSSQGEGEERRAVLASPAVRARAKNLGIDLSQVKASGDHIRHSDLDAFLLYRAGQGYRPAGQRMKRADEMVKVIGLRRRIAENMAASKRHIPHFSYVEEIDVTELERMRAQLNGERGDRPKLTMLPLLIAALCRALPDFPMLNARYDDEAGVVTRFGAVHLGIATQTDAGLMVPVIRDAQDMNIWQLAGEISRLADAARSGKAKAEELSGSTLTLTSLGALGGVATTPVINRPEVAIIGPNRVIERPVFRGREVVPAKLMNLSISCDHRVVDGWDAASFVQAVKRLLETPVLLFAD, from the coding sequence ATGGCGCTGTTCACGTTCAGGCTGCCCGACATTGGCGAAGGCATTTCCGAGGCGGAGATTGTCGGTTGGCATGTGAAGGTGGGCGACCGGGTCGAGGAAGACCAGCCCATCGCCGACATGATGACCGACAAGGCCACGGTGGAGATGGAAAGCCCGGTGGCAGGCGTCGTGAAGCGGCTGGCGGGGGAGGTGGGGGATCAGGTCGCCATCGGGGCGATGCTGGTGGAGATTGAGGTTGAAGGGGAGGCGGAGGCGGCTGGCGGAGAGCCGCCTTCTGACGCGGAGGTTGAGGCGGAGACGCCGGGACGTGATGATGAAGAGCCTGCTTCGGCGAATGGCGTCATGGCATCCTCCGTTGGCCCTGAGCCTGTCGAAGGGCCGTTGTCGGGAGAGAGGCAAGCGGACAGCCCGGACGGGAGCGGGGAGGCTGTGGGGCCGGAGGATGAGTCCGCCGTGGTCGAGAGTCCCCACCCCCCGGGGCCCTCCTCTCAAGGGGAGGGGGAGGAGCGGCGCGCTGTTCTGGCTTCGCCCGCCGTTCGGGCGCGGGCGAAGAATCTGGGGATTGATCTTTCCCAGGTGAAGGCAAGCGGCGATCATATCCGGCATTCGGATCTGGATGCATTCCTGCTTTATCGTGCCGGGCAGGGCTATCGGCCCGCCGGACAGCGCATGAAACGCGCGGACGAGATGGTGAAGGTCATCGGCCTGCGCCGCCGGATCGCGGAGAATATGGCGGCGTCGAAGCGGCATATTCCGCATTTCTCCTATGTGGAGGAGATCGACGTCACCGAACTGGAGCGGATGCGGGCGCAGTTGAACGGGGAGCGGGGCGATAGGCCGAAGCTGACCATGCTGCCGCTGTTGATCGCCGCGCTGTGCCGGGCGCTGCCCGATTTTCCGATGCTGAATGCACGCTATGATGACGAGGCGGGCGTGGTGACGCGGTTCGGCGCGGTGCATCTGGGGATTGCGACGCAGACTGACGCGGGGCTGATGGTGCCGGTGATCCGGGACGCGCAGGACATGAATATCTGGCAGCTGGCGGGCGAGATCAGTCGGCTGGCCGACGCGGCGCGGTCAGGCAAGGCGAAGGCGGAGGAGCTTTCGGGATCGACTTTGACGTTGACGTCGCTGGGCGCGTTGGGCGGGGTGGCGACGACGCCGGTGATCAATCGGCCGGAAGTGGCGATTATCGGACCCAATCGGGTGATCGAACGGCCCGTGTTCCGGGGACGGGAGGTGGTGCCCGCCAAGCTGATGAACCTGTCGATCAGTTGCGACCATCGGGTCGTGGACGGGTGGGATGCGGCCAGTTTCGTGCAGGCGGTGAAGCGATTGCTGGAGACGCCGGTGCTGTTGTTCGCGGATTAG
- a CDS encoding alpha-ketoacid dehydrogenase subunit beta, which translates to MSMIQAINSALDVMMERDPDVVVMGEDVGYFGGVFRATAGLQAKYGKNRVFDTPITEIGIIGVAIGMGAYGLRPVPEIQFADYIYPALDQLVSEAARLRYRSAGEFIAPMTVRSPFGGGIFGGQTHSQSPEGIFTHVSGIKTVIPSTPYDAKGLLIAAIQDNDPVIFFEPKRIYNGPFDGHYDRPAKSWAGHPGAMVPAGYYRVPLGQARTVREGEALTILCYGAMEHVVESTVSEMGVDAEIIDLRTLVPLDIEAVERSVKKTGRCLIVHEATRTSGFGAELSALVQERCFYHLEAPVERVTGFDTPYPHSLEWAYFPGPVRIGEAINKIMRD; encoded by the coding sequence ATGAGCATGATCCAGGCGATCAACAGCGCATTGGACGTCATGATGGAGCGTGACCCGGATGTGGTCGTGATGGGTGAGGATGTCGGTTATTTCGGTGGCGTCTTTCGCGCGACGGCGGGGTTGCAGGCGAAATATGGCAAGAACCGGGTGTTCGACACGCCGATCACCGAAATCGGGATCATCGGCGTGGCGATCGGCATGGGGGCCTATGGGTTGCGCCCGGTGCCCGAAATCCAGTTTGCCGACTATATCTATCCCGCGCTCGATCAACTGGTGAGCGAGGCCGCGCGGCTGCGTTATCGGTCGGCGGGGGAGTTCATCGCGCCGATGACGGTGCGGTCGCCCTTTGGCGGCGGGATTTTCGGGGGACAGACGCACAGCCAGTCGCCCGAGGGCATTTTCACCCATGTGTCCGGCATCAAGACGGTGATCCCATCGACGCCCTATGATGCCAAGGGGCTGTTGATCGCGGCGATTCAGGATAATGATCCGGTCATCTTCTTCGAGCCCAAGCGCATTTATAACGGGCCGTTCGATGGCCATTATGACCGCCCTGCAAAAAGCTGGGCCGGGCATCCGGGCGCGATGGTGCCGGCGGGCTATTATCGCGTGCCGCTGGGGCAGGCGCGCACGGTGCGGGAAGGCGAGGCGCTGACCATCCTTTGCTACGGCGCGATGGAGCATGTCGTCGAAAGCACCGTCAGTGAGATGGGCGTCGATGCCGAGATCATCGACCTGCGCACGCTGGTGCCGCTGGACATCGAGGCGGTCGAGCGATCGGTGAAGAAGACCGGCCGATGCCTGATCGTGCATGAGGCGACGCGCACCAGCGGTTTCGGCGCGGAGTTGAGCGCGCTGGTGCAGGAACGCTGTTTCTATCATCTCGAAGCGCCGGTGGAGCGGGTGACGGGGTTCGACACGCCCTATCCGCACAGTCTGGAATGGGCCTATTTCCCCGGCCCGGTGCGGATAGGCGAAGCCATCAACAAGATCATGAGGGATTGA
- a CDS encoding 3-methyl-2-oxobutanoate dehydrogenase (2-methylpropanoyl-transferring) subunit alpha produces the protein MGDRGNSGAGMAGNEREQRRNLPPLRLHVPEPRFRPGDVADFSDLEIPAAGMMPRPDEGADAATMRDLAYGLVRVLDEDGQAVGAWDPKLPPETLLRMLRAMALTRAFDQRMFRAQRQGKTSFYMKSTGEEAVSVAAAAALASDDMCFPSYRQQGVLIARGWPIIDMMNQIYSNKGDRLKGRQLPIMYSAREASFFSISGNLATQYPQAVGWAMASAARGDTRIAATWCGEGSTAEGDFHSACIFASVYRAPVILNVVNNQWAISSFSGFAGAEATTFAARAIGYGIAGLRIDGNDALAVHAATRWAADRARANHGPTLIEHFTYRAEGHSTSDDPSAYRSADEGSQWPLGDPIARLKQHCIALGIWDEDRHAAMDKELAEEVRDAAREAEKNGILGHGLHHPMETMFEDVFEEMPWHLKEQQQAMLDEWKAAGL, from the coding sequence ATGGGCGACCGGGGCAATTCGGGCGCTGGGATGGCCGGGAATGAGCGGGAGCAGCGGCGCAACCTGCCGCCGCTCCGATTGCATGTGCCCGAGCCGCGCTTCCGCCCCGGCGATGTTGCCGATTTCAGCGATCTGGAGATTCCCGCGGCCGGGATGATGCCGCGTCCCGATGAAGGCGCGGATGCAGCGACTATGCGTGATTTGGCCTATGGGCTGGTTCGCGTTCTCGACGAGGATGGGCAGGCCGTGGGCGCCTGGGATCCCAAGCTACCCCCGGAGACCCTGCTGCGCATGCTGCGCGCGATGGCGCTGACGCGGGCGTTCGACCAGCGTATGTTCAGGGCGCAGCGGCAGGGCAAGACCAGTTTCTACATGAAATCGACCGGCGAGGAGGCGGTGTCGGTGGCGGCGGCGGCGGCGCTGGCGAGCGATGACATGTGCTTTCCCAGCTACCGCCAGCAAGGCGTGCTGATCGCGCGCGGCTGGCCGATCATCGACATGATGAACCAGATTTATTCGAACAAGGGCGACCGGCTGAAAGGACGGCAGCTGCCGATCATGTACTCGGCGCGGGAGGCCAGTTTCTTTTCCATTTCCGGCAATCTGGCGACCCAATATCCGCAGGCGGTAGGCTGGGCGATGGCGAGCGCGGCGCGGGGCGACACGCGGATCGCGGCGACCTGGTGCGGGGAGGGATCGACCGCCGAGGGCGATTTTCATTCGGCCTGCATCTTCGCCAGCGTTTATCGCGCGCCTGTGATATTGAATGTCGTCAATAATCAATGGGCTATCAGCAGTTTTTCAGGGTTCGCCGGAGCGGAGGCGACGACCTTTGCCGCGCGGGCGATCGGCTATGGGATCGCCGGGCTGCGCATCGACGGCAATGACGCGCTGGCTGTCCATGCAGCGACGCGCTGGGCGGCGGATCGGGCGCGGGCCAATCATGGACCGACGCTGATCGAACATTTCACCTATCGGGCCGAGGGGCACAGCACATCGGATGACCCGAGCGCCTATCGTTCGGCGGACGAGGGGAGCCAATGGCCGCTGGGCGATCCCATTGCGCGGCTGAAGCAGCATTGCATCGCGCTGGGCATATGGGACGAGGATCGCCACGCGGCGATGGACAAGGAACTGGCGGAGGAGGTTCGCGACGCCGCGCGGGAGGCGGAGAAGAACGGGATATTGGGCCATGGGCTGCATCATCCGATGGAGACGATGTTCGAGGATGTGTTCGAAGAAATGCCCTGGCACCTGAAGGAACAGCAGCAGGCTATGCTGGACGAGTGGAAGGCGGCGGGGCTGTGA
- the thyA gene encoding thymidylate synthase, with the protein MRRVWTEGDERVDRTGVGTRSLLGASMRFSLGGGAVPLLTTKRVYWKVAAREMLWFLSGDTNIRELVRQGVHIWTDWPLDAYRKATGEEISREDFEARIIADAGFADRWGDLGPVYGAQWVNWPRYEPVGDGLYRRAEKGHNQIAELVEGIRNNPGSRRLLFTGWNVAEVARMALPPCHMTYQFQVANGRLNGLLFQRSCDLGLGFAFNIFGLSMITRMLAQQCDLEPGEIVWQGGDVHLYLNHAELVEEQISRTPGGAPKLRISRRPESIFDYKIEDFEVVDYAPQKHISAPVAV; encoded by the coding sequence ATGCGCCGGGTCTGGACGGAAGGGGATGAGCGGGTCGATCGCACGGGAGTGGGTACGCGGTCGCTGCTGGGTGCGAGCATGCGCTTTTCCTTGGGTGGAGGCGCTGTGCCGTTGCTGACGACCAAGCGGGTCTATTGGAAAGTGGCGGCGCGGGAGATGCTGTGGTTCCTGTCTGGCGACACCAATATCCGCGAACTGGTGCGGCAGGGGGTCCATATCTGGACGGACTGGCCGCTGGATGCCTATCGGAAGGCGACGGGGGAAGAGATCAGCCGGGAGGATTTCGAGGCGCGGATCATTGCCGATGCTGGCTTTGCCGACCGCTGGGGCGACCTGGGGCCTGTCTATGGTGCGCAATGGGTGAACTGGCCGCGCTACGAGCCGGTGGGGGATGGACTCTACCGGCGGGCGGAAAAGGGGCATAACCAGATTGCGGAGCTGGTCGAGGGGATCAGGAACAATCCGGGATCGCGCCGCTTGCTTTTCACCGGCTGGAATGTCGCGGAGGTGGCGCGGATGGCGTTGCCGCCCTGTCACATGACCTATCAGTTCCAGGTGGCGAACGGGCGGCTGAACGGATTGCTGTTCCAGCGCAGTTGTGACCTGGGGCTGGGATTTGCGTTCAACATCTTTGGCCTGTCGATGATTACCCGGATGCTGGCGCAGCAGTGCGATCTGGAGCCGGGGGAAATAGTCTGGCAGGGCGGCGACGTTCACCTGTATCTGAACCATGCCGAGCTGGTTGAGGAGCAGATCAGCAGGACGCCGGGTGGGGCGCCGAAATTGAGGATAAGCCGGCGGCCGGAGAGCATTTTCGACTATAAGATCGAGGATTTCGAGGTGGTCGATTATGCGCCGCAGAAGCATATTTCGGCGCCGGTGGCGGTTTGA
- a CDS encoding JAB domain-containing protein has product MNPTESTQFLLLDNDWRPLRRVTADDGWHCVVHELLKLDSQWLIIEQQRFDDQAPVPRWDDIRLSRAISRRLRPMDVKLADHVIRGSGDQFSFRAAGLL; this is encoded by the coding sequence ATGAACCCTACAGAAAGCACGCAATTCCTGCTCCTCGACAATGATTGGCGTCCCCTCCGCCGTGTCACCGCCGATGACGGCTGGCACTGCGTCGTGCATGAGTTGTTGAAGCTGGACAGCCAGTGGCTGATCATCGAACAGCAGCGCTTCGATGATCAGGCGCCCGTACCTCGCTGGGACGACATCCGGCTGTCCCGCGCCATTTCCCGCCGCCTTCGCCCCATGGACGTGAAGCTGGCCGATCATGTAATCCGGGGCAGCGGCGACCAGTTCAGCTTCCGTGCAGCGGGTCTGCTTTGA
- the purB gene encoding adenylosuccinate lyase translates to MVPRYARPQMTALWEPEARFRIWFEIEAHATEALGELGVVPKSAAKALWDWWATNPVIDVAAIDAIEAVTKHDVIAFLTWVAEQVGDEARFMHQGMTSSDVLDTCLAVQLSRAADILIDDIDKLLDVIKRRAFEHKLTPTIGRSHGIHAEPVTFGLKMAEAYAEFSRCRARLVAAREEVATCAISGAVGTFANIDPRVEEHVAAKLGLAIEPVSTQVIPRDRHAMFFATLGVIASSIERLAVEVRHLQRTEVLEAEEYFSPGQKGSSAMPHKRNPVLTENLTGLARMVRSYALPAMENVALWHERDISHSSVERYIGPDATITLDFALGRLTGVIDKLLVYPERMMKNLDKMGGLVHSQRVLLALTQAGVSREDSYRYVQRNAMKVWESDGQLSLLELLKADPDVAAALPAEQIEEKFDLGYHFRQVDTIFRRVFGKA, encoded by the coding sequence ATGGTGCCCCGTTACGCCCGCCCGCAAATGACCGCCCTCTGGGAACCCGAAGCGCGCTTTCGCATCTGGTTCGAGATCGAGGCGCATGCGACGGAGGCCTTGGGTGAGCTGGGCGTAGTGCCCAAATCGGCTGCCAAGGCGCTGTGGGATTGGTGGGCGACCAACCCGGTGATCGACGTCGCCGCCATCGATGCGATCGAAGCCGTGACGAAGCATGACGTCATTGCCTTCCTGACCTGGGTGGCCGAGCAGGTCGGTGACGAAGCCCGTTTCATGCATCAGGGGATGACGTCTTCCGACGTACTCGACACCTGCCTTGCTGTTCAGCTTTCCCGTGCCGCCGACATTCTGATCGATGACATCGACAAGCTGCTCGACGTCATCAAGCGGCGGGCGTTCGAACATAAGTTGACGCCGACGATCGGTCGCAGCCACGGTATTCATGCAGAGCCGGTCACGTTCGGCCTCAAGATGGCCGAAGCCTATGCGGAATTCAGCCGCTGCCGCGCTCGCCTTGTCGCGGCGCGGGAGGAAGTGGCGACTTGCGCCATTTCGGGCGCGGTAGGCACGTTCGCCAACATCGATCCGCGCGTGGAAGAGCATGTCGCGGCGAAGCTGGGCCTGGCGATTGAGCCGGTGTCCACGCAGGTCATTCCGCGCGATCGTCACGCCATGTTCTTTGCGACGCTGGGCGTCATCGCAAGTTCGATCGAGCGGCTTGCCGTCGAAGTGCGCCACCTGCAGCGGACCGAGGTGCTGGAAGCCGAGGAATATTTCTCTCCGGGTCAGAAGGGCAGTTCGGCGATGCCCCATAAGCGCAATCCGGTGCTGACGGAGAACCTGACCGGCTTGGCCCGCATGGTGCGCAGCTATGCGCTGCCGGCCATGGAAAATGTGGCTCTCTGGCATGAGCGGGACATCAGTCATTCGTCGGTTGAACGCTATATCGGCCCCGACGCGACCATCACGCTCGATTTCGCGCTGGGTCGCCTGACCGGCGTGATCGACAAGCTGCTCGTCTATCCCGAGCGCATGATGAAGAATCTCGACAAAATGGGCGGCCTCGTTCATTCGCAGCGGGTTCTGCTGGCGCTGACGCAGGCGGGCGTTTCGCGGGAGGACAGCTATCGTTATGTCCAGCGCAATGCGATGAAGGTGTGGGAATCCGATGGCCAGCTATCGCTGCTGGAACTGCTGAAGGCTGACCCGGATGTCGCCGCTGCTCTTCCGGCCGAGCAGATCGAGGAGAAGTTCGATCTGGGCTACCACTTCCGCCAGGTCGATACGATTTTCCGCCGGGTCTTTGGGAAAGCCTGA
- a CDS encoding EF-hand domain-containing protein, with protein MFRGLIISTALLSAMPALAQEASSPRPSSPQTEATTSTPSPADSVASIIDAEFPAYDANNDNMLDKAEFSRWMLALKDQEMKSSGQKLAPPEITAWADGAFTTADKDKSMAVSKTELISYLSGGEA; from the coding sequence ATGTTTCGTGGCCTGATAATATCGACCGCATTGTTGAGCGCGATGCCAGCGCTCGCGCAGGAGGCGTCAAGCCCGCGCCCCAGCAGCCCGCAAACGGAAGCCACCACTTCGACGCCCAGCCCCGCCGACTCCGTTGCTTCAATCATTGATGCGGAATTTCCGGCCTATGATGCGAACAATGACAACATGCTCGACAAGGCCGAATTTTCACGCTGGATGCTGGCGCTGAAGGATCAGGAAATGAAGAGCAGTGGCCAGAAATTGGCCCCTCCCGAAATCACGGCCTGGGCCGATGGTGCTTTCACTACGGCGGACAAGGACAAGAGCATGGCGGTGAGCAAAACGGAGCTCATCAGCTATCTCAGTGGCGGCGAGGCGTGA